From a single Chlorogloeopsis sp. ULAP01 genomic region:
- a CDS encoding DNA cytosine methyltransferase — translation MKATQLSLFPEWDKQNHSQKQKQAKLGRYERIQRQLEINDKDPHKIFIEVELQSKPIIDYTFVDLFCGAGGVTQGFRQVGFKPLASVEVHPIASATYKRNFPQCHHFCGKIEEFNSIKWLSQIGSPEVHLVVGGPPCQGFSVAGKRDPNDPRNRLFYEFVRVVSEIRPWYIVMENVPGILTIKKGAVKQAICEEFADIGYPHMSIAILESAAYGVPQIRPRAIFIANRFGMLNPYPQPQLLPEQYKPIESGISDLPAWTPIPEINHEWTSHSPKFMERIAQVPPGGSLYKTYIDAFKRQYPNKPSMTVKENHGGTHIHPYLNRVISAREMARLQSFPDSFIFEGSMKKAMWQIGNAVPPRLAECIGYALIPYLNQIA, via the coding sequence ATGAAGGCAACACAACTGTCTTTGTTTCCTGAATGGGACAAACAGAATCATTCTCAAAAACAAAAGCAAGCAAAATTAGGACGCTATGAACGCATCCAACGACAGTTAGAGATAAATGACAAAGATCCACACAAAATATTTATTGAAGTAGAATTACAGTCCAAACCAATAATTGATTATACTTTTGTTGATTTATTTTGCGGTGCGGGTGGGGTTACTCAAGGTTTTAGGCAGGTCGGCTTTAAGCCTTTAGCAAGTGTTGAAGTTCATCCGATCGCCTCAGCAACTTATAAAAGAAATTTTCCTCAGTGTCATCATTTTTGTGGAAAAATCGAAGAATTTAATTCTATAAAATGGCTCAGTCAAATCGGTTCACCTGAAGTTCATCTAGTTGTGGGTGGGCCTCCTTGTCAGGGATTTTCAGTAGCAGGAAAACGCGATCCTAACGACCCTAGAAATCGCTTATTTTATGAGTTTGTGAGAGTAGTTTCAGAAATACGTCCCTGGTATATTGTGATGGAAAATGTGCCAGGAATTCTCACAATCAAAAAAGGAGCAGTTAAACAAGCTATTTGTGAAGAATTTGCAGATATCGGTTATCCTCATATGTCGATCGCGATTCTTGAATCTGCTGCTTATGGGGTGCCACAAATTCGCCCACGAGCTATTTTTATTGCTAATAGATTTGGGATGTTGAATCCTTATCCCCAACCTCAATTATTACCTGAGCAATATAAACCTATTGAGTCAGGAATTTCAGATCTTCCTGCTTGGACTCCAATACCAGAAATTAACCATGAATGGACTAGTCATTCACCTAAATTTATGGAAAGAATTGCTCAAGTTCCACCGGGTGGTTCATTATACAAAACTTATATAGATGCTTTTAAACGCCAGTATCCTAATAAACCTAGCATGACTGTAAAGGAGAATCACGGTGGCACTCATATTCATCCCTATCTTAACCGTGTAATTTCAGCACGAGAAATGGCACGATTACAGTCATTTCCAGATTCATTTATTTTTGAAGGCTCTATGAAAAAAGCTATGTGGCAAATCGGTAATGCTGTACCACCTCGTTTAGCAGAATGCATAGGTTATGCTCTGATTCCGTATTTAAATCAGATTGCATAA
- the atpB gene encoding F0F1 ATP synthase subunit A, which yields MLNFLNFFNSVPLAELEVGQHFYWQLGNLKIHGQVFLTSWFVIAILVVASLTATRNIQRIPSGIQNLMEYALEFIRDLTKNQLGEKEYRPWVPFIGTLFLFIFISNWSGALVPWKIIKLPSGELAAPTNDINTTVALALLTSLAYFYAGFSKRGLGYFKKYIEPTPILLPIAILEDFTKPLSLSFRLFGNILADELVVAVLVLLVPLFIPLPVMALGLFTSAIQALVFATLAGAYIHEAMEGHGGEEHEEH from the coding sequence ATGCTGAATTTTCTGAACTTCTTCAATTCTGTTCCCCTTGCCGAATTAGAAGTCGGTCAACATTTCTACTGGCAATTGGGCAATCTGAAAATACACGGACAAGTTTTTCTCACCTCTTGGTTTGTGATTGCCATTCTAGTAGTGGCTTCACTTACCGCGACTCGGAACATCCAGAGAATTCCTAGTGGCATACAAAATTTGATGGAATATGCCTTGGAATTTATTCGCGATCTGACGAAAAACCAGCTTGGTGAGAAAGAGTACCGTCCTTGGGTGCCATTTATTGGCACACTGTTTTTGTTTATCTTCATCTCAAATTGGTCGGGTGCTTTGGTGCCGTGGAAGATCATCAAGCTGCCTTCGGGTGAATTAGCGGCTCCGACCAATGACATCAATACGACAGTAGCACTGGCGTTGCTGACATCTTTGGCTTACTTTTACGCCGGTTTTAGCAAGCGCGGTCTGGGATACTTTAAAAAGTATATCGAGCCGACACCGATCCTGCTACCGATCGCGATTCTAGAAGATTTCACCAAGCCTCTATCCCTAAGCTTCCGACTTTTTGGTAACATCTTGGCGGATGAACTAGTGGTGGCAGTGCTGGTTCTTTTAGTTCCTCTATTCATACCTCTGCCGGTAATGGCTTTGGGGTTATTTACTAGTGCCATTCAAGCCCTGGTTTTTGCCACACTAGCAGGCGCGTATATTCATGAGGCGATGGAGGGACATGGTGGTGAAGAGCATGAGGAACATTAG
- the atpA gene encoding F0F1 ATP synthase subunit alpha, which yields MAISIRPDEISSIIQQQIEQYDQQVKVANVGTVLQVGDGIARVYGLEKAMAGELLEFEDGTIGLALNLEEDNVGAVLMGEGHEIQEGSTVTATGKIAQVPVGEALIGRVVDALGRPIDGKGDLKTNESRLIESPAPGIVARRSVHEPMQTGITAIDAMIPIGRGQRELIIGDRQTGKTAIAIDTILNQKEEDVICVYVAIGQKASTVANVVQTLQDRGAMDYTIVVAANASDPATLQYLAPYTGATLAEYFMYKGKATLIIYDDLSKQAAAYRQMSLLLRRPPGREAYPGDVFYIHSRLLERAAKLSDELGKGSMTALPIIETQAGDVSAYIPTNVISITDGQIFLSADLFNAGIRPAINPGISVSRVGSAAQTKAMKKVAGKLKLELAQFDELQAFAQFASDLDKTTQDQLARGQRLRELLKQPQNSPLAVYEQVAILYAGINGYLDDIPADKITVFSKGFREYLKTSKPQYVKGVQSQKVLGDSEEAALKEAINEYKKTFLATA from the coding sequence ATGGCAATTAGCATCAGACCTGACGAAATCAGCAGCATTATCCAGCAACAAATCGAGCAATACGACCAACAAGTCAAAGTAGCTAACGTTGGTACGGTTTTGCAAGTAGGTGATGGTATCGCCCGTGTTTATGGCTTAGAAAAAGCGATGGCGGGTGAGCTATTAGAATTTGAAGATGGCACCATTGGTCTTGCCCTCAACCTAGAAGAAGACAACGTCGGTGCGGTGTTGATGGGTGAAGGCCATGAAATTCAAGAAGGTAGCACCGTCACCGCTACTGGCAAAATTGCTCAGGTGCCGGTAGGAGAAGCCCTTATTGGACGCGTTGTTGATGCTTTGGGTCGTCCCATTGATGGCAAGGGAGACCTTAAGACCAATGAAAGCCGTTTGATAGAATCTCCAGCACCTGGTATTGTAGCGCGTCGCTCCGTACACGAACCCATGCAAACCGGAATCACCGCTATTGACGCGATGATTCCCATCGGCCGCGGTCAACGAGAGTTGATTATTGGTGACCGTCAAACTGGTAAGACAGCGATCGCAATTGACACCATCCTCAACCAAAAAGAAGAAGATGTAATTTGTGTCTACGTAGCGATCGGTCAAAAAGCTTCCACCGTGGCAAACGTCGTGCAAACACTGCAAGACAGAGGCGCTATGGACTACACCATCGTCGTTGCTGCCAACGCCAGTGACCCTGCCACCCTGCAATACCTAGCTCCTTATACAGGTGCGACACTCGCTGAGTACTTCATGTACAAAGGCAAAGCTACCCTAATTATTTACGATGACCTTTCCAAGCAAGCCGCAGCCTATCGACAAATGTCCTTGCTGCTGCGTCGTCCTCCCGGACGGGAAGCTTATCCTGGAGACGTCTTCTACATCCACTCTCGCTTGTTAGAGCGAGCAGCTAAACTGAGTGACGAATTAGGTAAAGGTAGCATGACTGCCCTGCCAATCATCGAAACTCAAGCAGGTGACGTATCCGCTTACATTCCCACCAACGTAATTTCGATTACCGACGGTCAGATCTTCCTTTCTGCTGACTTATTTAACGCTGGTATTCGTCCTGCAATTAACCCCGGTATTTCCGTATCGCGGGTAGGTTCTGCCGCTCAAACCAAGGCAATGAAAAAAGTTGCCGGTAAGTTGAAGTTGGAGTTGGCGCAGTTTGATGAACTGCAAGCCTTCGCGCAATTTGCTTCTGACTTAGATAAAACCACCCAAGATCAGTTAGCACGGGGTCAGCGCTTGCGGGAACTCTTAAAGCAACCGCAAAACTCACCTCTAGCAGTGTATGAGCAAGTGGCAATTCTTTATGCCGGTATTAACGGTTATTTGGACGACATTCCCGCCGATAAAATTACTGTTTTCTCTAAGGGTTTCCGCGAGTACTTAAAGACTAGCAAACCTCAGTATGTTAAAGGTGTACAATCACAGAAAGTACTGGGTGATAGCGAAGAAGCTGCCCTGAAAGAAGCAATTAATGAATACAAGAAGACCTTCTTGGCAACGGCGTAA
- a CDS encoding F0F1 ATP synthase subunit gamma — protein sequence MANLKAIRDRIQSVKNTKKITEAMRLVAAARVRRAQEQVLSTRPFADRLAQVLYGLQARLRFEEANLPLLRKREIKSVGLLVISGDRGLCGGYNTNVIKRAENRAKELKAEGVDYKFVIVGRKAAQYFQRRDQPIDAVYTGLEQIPTAAEASNIANELLSLFLSESVDRIELIYTRFVSLVSSRPVVQTLLPLDTQGLETADDEIFRLTTRGGQFEVERQKVTAQVRSLPNDMIFEQDPVQILDSLLPLYLTNQLLRALQESAASELAARMTAMSNASDNAAELINTLTLSYNKARQASITQEILEVVGGAQALS from the coding sequence ATGGCTAACCTCAAAGCAATACGCGATCGCATTCAATCGGTTAAAAATACCAAAAAAATTACAGAAGCTATGCGGCTGGTGGCGGCAGCGAGGGTACGTCGCGCCCAAGAGCAGGTATTATCCACTCGCCCCTTTGCCGATCGCCTAGCTCAAGTACTCTACGGTTTGCAAGCCCGTTTGCGGTTTGAAGAAGCAAACCTACCCTTGCTCAGAAAGCGGGAAATTAAGTCAGTAGGGCTGTTGGTAATTTCAGGCGATCGGGGTTTGTGCGGTGGTTATAACACCAACGTCATCAAGCGTGCCGAAAATCGTGCCAAGGAACTCAAAGCAGAAGGTGTAGATTACAAATTTGTGATCGTGGGGCGCAAAGCCGCACAGTACTTTCAACGTCGCGATCAACCAATTGATGCTGTATACACCGGCTTAGAACAAATTCCTACCGCAGCCGAAGCTTCCAACATTGCTAACGAACTGCTTTCTTTGTTTCTTTCAGAAAGCGTAGACAGAATCGAGTTAATTTACACCCGGTTCGTATCCCTAGTTAGCTCTCGTCCGGTAGTACAAACTCTGCTTCCCCTTGACACTCAAGGTTTAGAAACCGCAGACGACGAAATCTTCCGTCTGACAACTCGTGGCGGTCAGTTTGAAGTAGAAAGACAGAAAGTGACTGCTCAAGTTCGGTCTCTTCCCAATGACATGATCTTCGAGCAAGATCCGGTGCAAATTCTGGATTCTTTGCTACCTCTTTACTTAACTAACCAGTTATTGCGAGCACTGCAAGAATCAGCAGCCAGTGAACTGGCAGCGCGGATGACAGCCATGAGTAATGCCAGCGATAACGCGGCTGAGTTAATTAACACCCTTACCCTGTCTTACAACAAAGCCCGGCAAGCTTCAATTACCCAAGAAATTCTTGAGGTTGTTGGTGGCGCCCAAGCGTTAAGTTAG
- the atpH gene encoding ATP synthase F1 subunit delta codes for MKTNIATAEIAQPYAEALMSVAQSKNQTEEFGEDVRSLLNLLSQSEQLRNFFGNPFIPPEDKKAVINRIFGEGANTYLRNFLMLLVDRRRILLLEDICQQYLALLRQLKQTVLAEVISAVPLTEAQSSAVKEKVIAMTNAREVELDTKIDRDIIGGVIIKVGSQVVDASLRGQLRRLSLRLTSA; via the coding sequence ATGAAAACTAATATCGCAACAGCCGAAATAGCCCAGCCTTACGCAGAGGCTTTAATGTCGGTAGCGCAATCAAAAAACCAGACAGAAGAGTTCGGTGAGGATGTACGCTCTTTACTAAACTTGTTGTCCCAGAGCGAGCAACTGCGGAACTTTTTTGGCAATCCTTTTATTCCACCAGAGGATAAAAAGGCAGTCATCAATCGCATCTTCGGTGAAGGTGCTAACACTTATCTCCGTAACTTTTTGATGCTGCTGGTAGATAGACGGCGCATTCTTTTACTGGAAGATATTTGCCAGCAGTATTTGGCGCTGTTGCGGCAACTCAAACAAACAGTGTTAGCAGAAGTAATATCTGCCGTTCCTCTGACCGAAGCGCAGTCCTCAGCAGTCAAAGAAAAGGTCATAGCTATGACCAACGCTCGCGAAGTAGAACTAGACACCAAAATTGATCGTGACATCATCGGTGGTGTCATTATAAAAGTGGGTTCTCAGGTAGTTGACGCAAGCTTGCGAGGTCAATTGCGTCGCCTTTCTTTGCGCTTAACCAGTGCCTAG
- a CDS encoding F0F1 ATP synthase subunit B, with product MGIIGTVLLLATEALAEAESAEGGFGLNLDILETNIINLAILVGVLFYFGRKVVGNTLSERRSNIETAIREAEERLKEAAAQLSDAQQKLTKAQAEAQQIRKSAEENAQATREAILARAAEDVQRLKETAARDLSTETERAIAQLRQQVVAMALQKAESELKSGISDNAQQTLIDRSIALLGGKG from the coding sequence ATGGGTATCATAGGAACTGTCTTATTACTAGCCACAGAAGCATTGGCAGAAGCAGAATCAGCAGAAGGCGGTTTCGGTCTCAACCTAGACATTTTAGAAACCAACATCATTAACTTAGCGATTCTGGTTGGCGTATTATTTTACTTTGGGCGTAAAGTTGTAGGCAACACTTTGAGCGAGCGGCGCTCAAATATTGAAACAGCAATTCGGGAAGCAGAAGAGCGCTTAAAGGAAGCGGCTGCACAGCTTTCTGACGCACAGCAGAAGTTGACCAAGGCACAAGCAGAGGCACAACAAATTCGTAAATCTGCTGAAGAAAACGCTCAGGCAACTCGTGAAGCAATTTTGGCACGAGCAGCAGAAGATGTGCAACGTTTGAAAGAAACAGCTGCCCGTGATTTAAGTACAGAAACAGAGCGAGCGATCGCTCAACTGCGGCAGCAGGTAGTTGCGATGGCATTGCAAAAAGCTGAGTCAGAACTAAAAAGTGGAATTTCTGACAATGCCCAACAAACATTAATTGATCGCAGCATCGCACTACTGGGAGGCAAGGGATGA
- the atpE gene encoding ATP synthase F0 subunit C, which produces MDPLISAASVLAAALAIGLAAIGPGIGQGNAAGQAVEGIARQPEAEGKIRGTLLLTLAFMESLTIYGLVIALVLLFANPFS; this is translated from the coding sequence ATGGATCCATTAATTTCTGCTGCTTCAGTTCTTGCTGCCGCTTTGGCAATTGGTTTAGCTGCAATTGGCCCTGGTATTGGTCAAGGAAATGCTGCTGGTCAAGCAGTAGAAGGTATTGCTCGTCAGCCAGAAGCAGAAGGAAAAATTCGCGGTACTCTGCTGTTAACTCTAGCTTTCATGGAATCACTGACAATTTATGGTCTGGTGATTGCGCTGGTGTTGCTGTTTGCTAACCCATTTTCCTAA
- a CDS encoding ATP synthase subunit I, with product MSLSDESTDPTPTQRQDTQSGFEDTEPVDSMQEFYQLYQEFLVITLVLTGIIFISVWIFYSLNIALNYLLGAATGMVYVRMLAKDVERLGQEKRQLSKNRFALLVIIILVASRWNQLQILPIFLGFLTYKATLIFYVIREAFISALPNPRQP from the coding sequence GTGAGCTTGTCTGATGAATCAACTGATCCCACACCAACACAACGACAAGATACTCAATCTGGTTTTGAGGACACAGAACCAGTAGACTCCATGCAGGAGTTTTATCAACTCTATCAGGAGTTCTTGGTAATTACACTTGTCTTGACGGGGATTATTTTTATCTCTGTGTGGATTTTCTATTCCCTAAACATTGCCCTAAATTATCTTCTTGGGGCAGCTACTGGCATGGTTTATGTGAGGATGTTGGCAAAAGATGTTGAGCGACTGGGCCAAGAAAAACGGCAGTTGAGTAAAAATCGGTTTGCTTTACTAGTAATCATAATTCTAGTGGCATCTCGGTGGAATCAGCTACAAATATTGCCCATATTTTTGGGTTTTCTCACTTATAAAGCAACGCTCATCTTCTACGTCATTCGGGAGGCGTTTATCTCTGCTTTACCGAATCCTCGACAACCTTAA
- a CDS encoding 2-phosphosulfolactate phosphatase has protein sequence MIFNQSEYDLRCEWGQQGIVQLASISDVVVIIDVLSFSTCVELATNNGAMIFPYPIKDESAVDYAKSVQAELASHRQSLSTSGYSLSPASLTQIPAGTRLVLPSPNGSTLSLLTGTTPTLAGCLRNCEVVAQFAQRYGSKIAVIPAGERWQEDSSLRLAFEDLIGAGAILSYLDGSLSPEAEIAVAAFHAFKKDLLAYLQKCSSGKELIARGFESDVELAAAFNVSNCVPLFTQNAYVKQTGVA, from the coding sequence ATGATTTTTAATCAATCAGAATACGATTTGCGTTGTGAGTGGGGTCAACAAGGAATTGTCCAACTTGCTTCTATCAGTGATGTAGTTGTAATCATTGATGTACTTTCTTTTTCAACCTGTGTGGAACTCGCCACTAATAATGGCGCGATGATTTTTCCGTATCCAATTAAAGACGAATCAGCAGTAGATTATGCTAAGTCGGTACAGGCAGAGTTGGCAAGTCATAGACAGAGTTTGTCTACAAGTGGATATTCTCTCTCCCCAGCATCGCTAACTCAGATTCCGGCGGGAACTCGACTAGTTTTGCCCTCACCTAATGGTTCTACTCTCTCCTTGCTGACTGGGACTACACCCACCTTGGCTGGTTGCTTGCGCAACTGTGAAGTTGTGGCTCAGTTTGCCCAAAGGTATGGCAGTAAAATTGCCGTGATTCCTGCTGGTGAGAGGTGGCAAGAGGATAGTAGCCTGCGATTAGCGTTTGAGGATTTGATTGGTGCAGGGGCAATTCTCAGCTATTTAGATGGCAGTTTATCGCCAGAAGCAGAAATTGCTGTGGCGGCATTTCATGCTTTTAAAAAAGATTTATTGGCGTATTTACAAAAATGTAGTTCTGGCAAAGAATTAATTGCACGTGGGTTTGAGTCAGATGTTGAACTGGCAGCAGCTTTTAATGTGAGCAATTGTGTACCTTTGTTTACTCAAAACGCTTACGTTAAACAAACTGGTGTGGCTTAG
- a CDS encoding class I SAM-dependent methyltransferase codes for MSDSQTISAAVANLYNTYPFPPEPLLDKPPPGYNWRWNWLAAYNFCTGRKPQKQNIHILDAGCGTGVGTEYLVHLNPEASVVGIDLSVGALEVAKERCQRSKANRVEFHHLSLYDVEQIPGEFDFINCVGVLHHLPDPIRGMQALAKKLAPGGLMHIFVYGELGRWEIQLMQKAIALLQGEKQGDYRDGVQVGRKIFTSLPEHNRLVKREKERWSLENQRDECFADMYVHPQEIDYNIETLFELIDASGLEFIGFSNPGFWDLERLLSKAPELIERAQNLSDRQRYRLIELLDPEVTHYEFFLGRPPLAKADWSEDKILLAAIPELNPCIDGFPSHCIFNYDYQIVNLSPAELEFLQNCNSQSTVAEILANVQLGLDELRKFLKQQLILLTPA; via the coding sequence ATGTCCGACTCACAAACCATTAGCGCTGCTGTTGCCAATTTATACAACACCTACCCCTTTCCTCCAGAACCGCTACTAGATAAACCGCCCCCAGGTTATAACTGGCGTTGGAATTGGCTAGCTGCCTACAACTTCTGTACTGGACGAAAACCTCAAAAGCAAAACATCCACATTTTAGATGCTGGCTGTGGTACGGGAGTAGGAACAGAGTACTTAGTTCACCTTAATCCTGAAGCTAGTGTTGTAGGCATTGACCTCAGTGTTGGTGCTCTAGAAGTAGCAAAAGAGCGTTGCCAGCGTTCAAAAGCAAACCGCGTGGAGTTTCATCACCTCAGCTTGTACGATGTGGAACAAATTCCGGGTGAGTTTGACTTTATTAATTGTGTAGGAGTGCTGCACCACTTACCCGATCCGATTCGCGGTATGCAAGCCTTAGCAAAGAAGTTAGCCCCAGGCGGCTTAATGCACATCTTTGTGTATGGAGAGTTGGGACGCTGGGAAATTCAACTGATGCAAAAAGCGATCGCTCTCCTCCAAGGCGAAAAACAGGGCGACTACCGCGATGGTGTTCAGGTAGGACGAAAGATATTTACCTCGCTTCCAGAACATAATCGACTTGTCAAGAGAGAAAAAGAACGTTGGTCACTGGAAAATCAGCGTGACGAGTGCTTTGCCGATATGTACGTCCATCCCCAGGAAATAGACTACAATATTGAAACTTTATTTGAATTAATTGATGCATCGGGATTGGAATTTATTGGTTTTTCTAATCCTGGTTTTTGGGATTTAGAAAGACTTTTGAGCAAAGCACCAGAATTGATTGAACGGGCGCAAAATTTAAGCGATCGCCAACGTTATCGCCTCATAGAATTACTAGATCCAGAAGTTACCCATTACGAATTTTTCCTCGGTCGCCCTCCCCTAGCTAAAGCTGACTGGTCAGAGGATAAAATCCTTTTGGCAGCTATTCCCGAACTTAATCCCTGTATAGATGGCTTTCCCAGCCATTGTATATTTAATTACGATTACCAAATAGTCAACTTGTCACCAGCAGAGTTGGAGTTTCTCCAAAATTGTAATAGTCAATCAACAGTAGCCGAGATTTTGGCAAATGTGCAGCTTGGTTTAGATGAACTCAGAAAATTCCTCAAGCAACAGCTAATTTTATTAACACCTGCTTAA
- a CDS encoding F0F1 ATP synthase subunit B', with translation MFDFDATLPLMALQFLLLAAVLNVIFYKPLTKALDDRDNYIRTNNLEARERLAKTERLTKEYEQQLADARKQAQAVVTQAQEDAQKITAEKIAEAQREAQAQREQVAQEIEQQKQEALRSLEQQVDAFSRQILEKLLEPSLVGK, from the coding sequence ATGTTTGATTTCGATGCTACCTTGCCCTTGATGGCATTGCAGTTCCTGCTGTTGGCAGCTGTATTGAATGTGATTTTCTATAAGCCACTGACCAAGGCATTGGACGATCGCGATAATTACATCCGAACGAATAACCTGGAAGCTCGCGAACGCTTGGCTAAAACTGAGCGATTGACCAAAGAATATGAGCAGCAACTTGCTGATGCTCGCAAGCAAGCTCAAGCAGTCGTGACTCAAGCTCAGGAAGATGCTCAGAAAATTACTGCTGAGAAAATCGCCGAAGCACAAAGAGAAGCTCAAGCTCAACGAGAACAGGTGGCTCAGGAAATAGAACAGCAAAAGCAGGAAGCTTTACGTTCTTTAGAACAACAAGTAGATGCTTTTAGTAGGCAAATTCTAGAAAAACTATTGGAACCAAGTTTAGTTGGGAAGTAG
- a CDS encoding diflavin flavoprotein, with protein MAALTENVQKRLTIQTVEIAPNTTAIRSLDWDRDRFDIEFGLQNGTTYNSYLIKGDRIALVDTSHTKFRDLYLETLKKLVNPKAIDYIIVSHTEPDHSGLVEDVLQLAPRATVLASKVALQFLENLVHDPFSKRIVKSGDRVDLGQGHEIEFVSAPNLHWPDTIFSFDHQSQTLFTCDAFGMHYCSDDTFDVNLEAIEPDFRFYYDCLMGPNARSLLNAMKKMGELGNIKIIANGHGPLLYHHLDVLKECYQSWSQKQAKSETIVGLFYVSDYGCSDRLAQAISQGIQKTGIGVEMMDLTNGEIQEIQELASRSSGIVIGMPPTANVAAQAAISALLGVTKEKQVIGFFECYGGDDEPIDPLRRRFVDFGVKEAFPAIRIKETPTPATYQLCEEAGTDLGQLLVRERNIKQIKSIDVNLEKALGRISSGLYIITAKKNEVKGAMLASWVAQASIQPLGFTIAVAKDRAIDSLLQVGDKFVLNVLEEGNYHELKKHFLKRLLPGSDRFAGVKTQTAKNGAPILTDALAYMECEVKSSMECSDHWILYCNVTDGRVAKADGLTAVRHRKVGNYY; from the coding sequence ATGGCAGCGCTCACAGAGAACGTCCAAAAACGACTTACTATACAAACTGTTGAAATTGCTCCCAACACGACGGCAATCCGTTCTCTTGATTGGGATCGCGATCGCTTCGATATAGAATTCGGGCTACAAAATGGTACAACCTACAATTCATATTTAATTAAAGGCGATCGCATTGCCTTGGTCGATACTTCTCATACGAAGTTTCGCGACTTGTATTTAGAAACTTTGAAAAAACTGGTCAATCCAAAAGCGATTGATTACATTATTGTCAGCCACACAGAGCCAGATCATAGCGGCTTGGTGGAAGACGTTCTCCAATTAGCACCCAGAGCTACTGTTTTAGCGTCAAAAGTTGCACTCCAGTTTCTGGAAAATTTGGTACACGATCCGTTCTCGAAGCGGATTGTCAAAAGTGGCGATCGCGTCGATTTAGGACAAGGACACGAAATCGAATTCGTTAGCGCCCCAAATTTACACTGGCCGGATACTATCTTCAGTTTCGACCATCAATCCCAAACTCTCTTCACCTGTGATGCCTTTGGGATGCACTATTGCAGCGATGACACCTTCGATGTCAACCTAGAGGCAATCGAACCTGACTTTAGATTTTACTACGATTGCTTAATGGGGCCGAATGCTCGTTCGTTGCTAAATGCAATGAAGAAAATGGGCGAACTCGGAAACATTAAAATCATTGCTAACGGACACGGCCCTTTACTTTACCATCATCTTGATGTTCTGAAAGAGTGTTACCAGAGTTGGAGCCAAAAGCAAGCAAAATCAGAAACGATTGTTGGCTTGTTTTATGTCTCTGACTATGGATGTAGCGATCGCCTCGCCCAAGCCATTTCCCAAGGTATCCAGAAAACTGGTATCGGTGTGGAAATGATGGATTTGACTAATGGGGAGATTCAAGAAATCCAAGAACTAGCGAGTAGATCATCTGGCATTGTGATCGGTATGCCTCCAACGGCAAATGTTGCGGCTCAAGCTGCAATCAGTGCGCTATTGGGCGTTACCAAAGAAAAGCAAGTGATTGGATTTTTTGAATGTTATGGCGGCGATGATGAACCAATCGATCCGCTACGCAGAAGATTTGTTGACTTCGGTGTCAAAGAAGCCTTCCCTGCAATTCGCATCAAAGAAACACCCACCCCAGCCACATACCAATTGTGTGAAGAAGCGGGTACTGATTTGGGACAATTGCTAGTCCGCGAGCGCAACATTAAGCAAATTAAATCCATCGACGTTAATTTGGAAAAAGCCTTAGGCAGGATTAGCAGTGGACTTTACATTATTACCGCCAAAAAGAATGAAGTCAAAGGAGCGATGCTTGCTTCATGGGTAGCACAAGCCAGCATCCAACCTTTAGGATTTACAATCGCCGTTGCCAAAGATCGTGCGATTGACTCATTGTTACAAGTCGGCGATAAGTTTGTCCTTAATGTTTTAGAAGAAGGAAATTACCACGAGCTGAAGAAACATTTCCTCAAGCGTTTACTTCCTGGAAGCGATCGCTTTGCCGGAGTGAAAACTCAAACAGCTAAAAACGGTGCTCCAATTCTCACAGACGCTCTTGCTTATATGGAATGCGAAGTCAAGAGCAGCATGGAATGTAGTGACCACTGGATTTTATACTGCAACGTCACTGATGGTCGAGTTGCCAAAGCCGACGGCTTGACAGCTGTTCGCCATCGCAAGGTAGGTAACTACTACTAA